A part of Acidobacteriota bacterium genomic DNA contains:
- the gyrA gene encoding DNA gyrase subunit A: MSDLDQPKRINVPVTIEDEMRRSYMDYAMSVIIGRALPDVRDGLKPAHRRVIYGMRTMGLTSSRAYRKCAKIVGEVMGNFHPHGDSSIYDTLVRLAQPFNMRYPLVDKQGNFGSVDGDPPAAMRYTEARLKPLSDDLMADIDRDTVDFVPNYDETTEEPTVLPAPFPNLLVNGSDGIAVGMATKIPPHNLREVVDGIIWAAQHPEASRETREQELLHRIPGPDFPTGGIIIGRAGIRHGYLTGRGSVVVRARTSVEAAGRKKDKDAIIVTEIPYQVNKSRLLEKIADLVQNKTIEGVSDLRDESDRSGMRIVIELRRGEVPEVVLNNLYKHTPLQTTFGINAVAIVGGRPRTLALIDLIDEFVDFRRDVVHRRTAHDLRKAEARTHILEGLRTALDHLDAIITLIRAAASPPEAKAALVAQYDLSETQAQAILDMQLQRLTGLERQKIQDELAELREKVEQLRAILQDEALLLDLVVGELRKIQDEYGDDRRTEIAEDIDGEFTIEDLIVDEDVVITVSNTGYVKRTAVTEYRSQRRGGKGSIGMRMRDEDFLTHLFVASTHAYLMIFSDRGRVYPLKVHRIPEVGRDGRGKSIANLVPLAEGERVAALETLRDFPTEPGERFVVMGTRRGVAKRIDLSAFRHARPAGVIAMLVAEDDAIVGAELTDGQGQIFIGTRNGMAIRFAQDDLRPMGRVAVGVRAIKLRDDDEVVAMALVHARGTVLTVTENGYGKRTALDEYRVQSRAGVGIIGIRTAGRNGPVVGVAFVDGPEDAVLLITQQGKVLRMRAEDARLIGRATQGVRLIGIDAEDRVVSIAKFVNRAGVETVEVDEPVEAGDASRSDGGAAEVELEKPGEPDGGSG; this comes from the coding sequence ATGTCCGACCTCGACCAGCCGAAACGGATCAACGTCCCGGTCACCATCGAGGACGAAATGCGCCGGTCGTACATGGATTACGCCATGAGCGTGATCATCGGCCGGGCTCTCCCCGACGTGCGGGACGGACTCAAGCCGGCCCACCGCCGCGTCATCTACGGCATGCGGACGATGGGGCTCACGTCGAGCCGCGCCTACCGCAAGTGCGCGAAGATCGTCGGCGAGGTGATGGGGAACTTCCATCCCCACGGCGACAGCAGCATCTACGACACGCTGGTCCGCCTCGCGCAGCCCTTCAACATGCGCTACCCCCTGGTCGACAAGCAGGGGAACTTTGGTTCAGTCGACGGCGATCCCCCGGCCGCGATGCGGTATACGGAGGCCCGGCTCAAGCCCCTCTCCGACGACCTGATGGCGGACATCGACCGCGACACGGTCGACTTCGTCCCGAACTACGACGAGACGACCGAGGAGCCGACAGTTCTGCCGGCGCCCTTCCCGAACCTGCTCGTGAACGGCTCCGACGGGATCGCGGTCGGGATGGCAACCAAAATACCGCCGCACAATCTGCGTGAGGTAGTCGACGGAATCATCTGGGCGGCGCAGCATCCCGAGGCGTCGCGCGAGACGCGCGAGCAGGAACTCCTGCATCGCATTCCCGGTCCTGACTTTCCGACCGGCGGCATCATCATCGGCCGGGCCGGCATCCGCCACGGCTACCTGACCGGTCGCGGATCGGTCGTCGTCCGGGCGCGCACCAGCGTAGAAGCGGCGGGGCGCAAGAAAGACAAGGACGCGATCATCGTCACCGAGATCCCCTATCAGGTGAACAAGTCGCGCCTGCTCGAGAAGATCGCCGATCTGGTCCAGAACAAGACGATCGAGGGCGTATCCGACCTGCGGGATGAATCCGACCGCTCGGGGATGCGCATCGTGATCGAGCTGCGCCGCGGTGAAGTGCCCGAGGTAGTGCTGAACAATCTCTACAAGCACACGCCGCTGCAGACGACGTTCGGCATCAACGCGGTGGCGATTGTCGGGGGGCGGCCTCGGACGCTGGCGTTAATCGACCTGATCGACGAGTTCGTCGACTTCCGGCGCGACGTCGTCCACCGCCGGACCGCGCATGACCTCCGCAAGGCGGAGGCGCGCACGCACATCCTGGAAGGACTCCGGACCGCGCTCGATCACCTCGACGCGATTATCACGTTGATCCGTGCCGCCGCGAGTCCGCCCGAGGCGAAGGCGGCGCTGGTGGCGCAGTACGACCTCAGCGAAACACAGGCCCAGGCGATTCTCGACATGCAACTCCAGCGACTGACCGGTCTGGAGCGGCAGAAGATCCAGGACGAGCTGGCGGAGCTGCGGGAGAAGGTCGAGCAACTGCGCGCAATCCTCCAGGACGAAGCCCTGCTTCTCGATCTCGTGGTCGGTGAACTCCGCAAGATTCAGGACGAGTATGGGGACGATCGCCGCACCGAGATCGCCGAGGACATCGACGGCGAGTTCACCATCGAGGACCTGATCGTCGACGAGGATGTCGTCATCACGGTGAGCAACACCGGCTACGTCAAGCGCACCGCGGTGACCGAGTACCGGAGCCAGCGCCGGGGCGGCAAGGGCAGCATCGGAATGCGCATGCGCGACGAGGACTTCCTGACCCACCTCTTCGTCGCCTCGACGCACGCGTACCTGATGATCTTCTCCGACCGCGGCCGGGTCTACCCGCTCAAGGTCCATCGGATCCCGGAGGTGGGCCGGGACGGCCGGGGCAAGTCGATTGCCAACCTCGTCCCACTCGCCGAAGGGGAACGGGTCGCGGCGCTCGAGACGCTCCGGGATTTCCCGACGGAACCGGGCGAGCGCTTCGTCGTCATGGGGACGCGCCGCGGCGTTGCCAAGCGGATCGATCTGAGCGCGTTTCGCCACGCGCGCCCGGCAGGCGTAATCGCGATGCTGGTCGCCGAGGACGACGCGATCGTCGGCGCCGAGCTGACCGATGGACAAGGACAGATTTTCATCGGCACGCGCAACGGCATGGCGATTCGTTTCGCGCAGGACGATCTGCGGCCGATGGGCCGTGTCGCGGTCGGCGTGCGGGCAATCAAGCTTCGGGACGACGACGAAGTAGTGGCGATGGCGTTGGTCCACGCGCGCGGCACCGTCCTTACCGTCACCGAGAACGGCTACGGCAAGCGAACCGCACTTGACGAATATCGGGTGCAATCTCGTGCGGGAGTCGGTATCATTGGGATCCGTACGGCTGGCCGTAACGGCCCGGTCGTCGGCGTGGCTTTCGTGGACGGTCCGGAGGACGCGGTTCTGCTGATCACACAGCAGGGCAAAGTGCTTCGGATGCGTGCCGAGGACGCCCGGCTGATCGGGCGGGCGACTCAGGGCGTTCGGCTGATCGGCATTGACGCCGAGGATCGCGTCGTGTCGATCGCCAAGTTCGTCAATCGGGCCGGCGTCGAGACGGTCGAGGTCGATGAGCCGGTGGAAGCCGGCGACGCCTCGCGATCCGACGGCGGCGCGGCGGAGGTGGAACTGGAGAAACCGGGAGAGCCCGACGGCGGCAGCGGTTAG
- the gyrB gene encoding DNA topoisomerase (ATP-hydrolyzing) subunit B — MTPIDPAAYGADQIKVLEGLEAVRKRPAMYIGSTGPDGLHHLVYEVVDNSIDEALAGHCDAIDVTVHIDNSITIVDNGRGIPVDRHESGTSAAEVVLTVLHAGGKFDNNSYKVSGGLHGVGVSVVNALAEWLDLEIWRDGHVYRQGYDRGGPRAPIEMTGTTKRRGTKITFKPDPEVFETIEFSYDTLAHRLRELAFLNAGVKVTLNDERSGKRRQFEYGGGIRSFVEFLNQNKSLVNDAPIYMQGERDGVNVELAMQWNDGYAEALYTFANNINTREGGTHLSGFRGALTRTVNAYANRNNLAKDLSDSISGDDIREGLVVVISVKIPQPQFEGQTKTKLGNTEVRGIVEAIVNDKLGAFLEENPAVAKRVVSKAIDAARAREAARKARDLVRRKGALDSGSLPGKLADCQERDPARSEICIVEGESAGGSAKQARDRRFQAVLPIKGKILNVEKARFDKMLGSDEIKTMIAALGCGIGSEDFDISKLRYHRIVIMTDADVDGSHIRTLLLTFFYRQMRELIEAGHVYIAQPPLYRAKRGKSEHYIKDDHELESFLIRRASEARTLRLDDSGESLSGQRLEATLRRLIGFRRLLGVVERFGPSRDVVIGLLQHGARDRSFFTDAARVDDLAEALATPTRSTSVTADEEHGGRLLVIEERTNGYSRTSTIGLEFIEGPEYRTLLSHHRDIANLHGTMVVVPSRASGNGSVAADASAAAGAAGVSEPQPEHRVGSIEELIDYFIAAGKRGLAINRYKGLGEMNPEQLWATTMDPEHRTLLQVHAEDHAEADQMFTTLMGEHVEPRKKFIQDHALDVRNLDV; from the coding sequence ATGACGCCGATCGATCCGGCGGCCTACGGCGCTGACCAGATCAAGGTTCTGGAGGGCCTCGAAGCGGTCCGGAAGCGGCCGGCAATGTACATCGGGTCAACGGGGCCGGACGGCCTCCACCACCTCGTCTACGAGGTCGTGGATAACTCGATCGACGAAGCCCTGGCTGGCCATTGCGACGCGATCGACGTCACCGTGCACATCGACAACTCGATCACGATCGTCGACAACGGCCGCGGCATCCCCGTCGATCGGCATGAGAGCGGCACGTCAGCGGCCGAGGTGGTACTCACGGTGCTGCACGCGGGCGGCAAGTTCGACAACAACAGCTACAAGGTGTCGGGCGGTCTGCATGGCGTCGGCGTCTCGGTCGTCAACGCGCTGGCCGAGTGGCTGGACCTGGAAATCTGGCGCGACGGCCACGTGTACCGCCAAGGCTACGACCGCGGCGGCCCGCGGGCGCCGATCGAGATGACCGGCACCACGAAGCGCCGTGGCACCAAGATTACGTTCAAGCCGGATCCCGAGGTCTTCGAGACCATCGAATTCAGCTACGACACGCTTGCGCACCGGCTTCGTGAACTGGCGTTCCTGAACGCCGGCGTCAAGGTGACGCTGAACGACGAGCGGAGCGGCAAGCGGCGTCAGTTCGAGTACGGCGGAGGCATCCGTTCGTTCGTCGAGTTCCTCAACCAGAACAAGTCGCTGGTGAACGATGCGCCGATTTATATGCAGGGAGAGCGCGACGGCGTGAACGTCGAGCTCGCCATGCAGTGGAACGATGGCTACGCCGAGGCGCTCTACACGTTCGCCAACAACATCAACACCCGTGAAGGCGGCACGCATCTCTCCGGTTTCCGCGGCGCACTCACCCGCACCGTCAATGCGTATGCCAACCGGAACAACCTCGCCAAGGACCTGAGCGACAGCATCAGTGGCGATGACATCCGCGAGGGCCTCGTCGTCGTCATCAGCGTGAAGATTCCGCAACCGCAGTTCGAGGGCCAGACTAAGACGAAGCTGGGGAACACCGAGGTGCGTGGCATCGTCGAAGCCATCGTCAACGACAAGCTGGGAGCGTTCCTCGAAGAGAACCCGGCGGTCGCCAAGCGGGTAGTCAGCAAGGCCATAGACGCGGCCCGGGCCCGCGAGGCGGCCCGAAAGGCGCGCGATCTCGTCCGTCGCAAAGGGGCGCTCGACAGCGGCTCGCTTCCCGGCAAGCTTGCCGATTGCCAGGAGCGCGACCCCGCGCGCAGCGAGATCTGCATCGTCGAGGGGGAATCCGCCGGCGGATCGGCGAAACAGGCCCGCGACCGGCGATTCCAGGCCGTGCTGCCGATCAAGGGCAAGATCCTGAACGTCGAGAAGGCGCGGTTCGACAAGATGCTCGGGAGCGACGAGATCAAGACGATGATCGCCGCGCTCGGCTGCGGCATCGGCAGCGAAGACTTCGACATCTCCAAGCTGCGCTACCACCGCATCGTCATCATGACCGACGCGGATGTGGACGGCTCGCACATCAGGACCCTGCTGCTCACGTTCTTCTACCGCCAGATGCGGGAGCTGATCGAGGCGGGGCACGTCTACATCGCCCAACCCCCGCTGTACCGCGCCAAACGAGGCAAGTCCGAGCACTACATCAAGGACGACCACGAACTGGAGTCTTTCCTGATCAGGCGGGCGAGCGAGGCGCGGACGCTCAGGCTCGACGATTCCGGCGAGTCGCTTTCCGGGCAGCGGCTCGAGGCGACGTTGCGACGTCTGATCGGCTTCCGTCGGCTGCTGGGAGTCGTCGAGCGGTTCGGGCCAAGCCGCGACGTGGTGATCGGACTCCTGCAGCATGGCGCGCGCGACCGGTCGTTCTTCACGGACGCGGCGCGCGTGGACGACCTCGCGGAGGCGTTGGCGACGCCGACACGGAGCACCAGCGTCACGGCCGACGAGGAACATGGCGGCCGACTGCTGGTGATCGAGGAGCGGACGAACGGCTACTCGCGAACATCGACGATCGGCCTGGAGTTCATCGAGGGACCGGAGTACCGGACGCTGCTGTCGCACCACCGCGACATCGCCAATCTGCACGGAACGATGGTGGTCGTCCCGTCTCGTGCCTCGGGCAACGGATCCGTCGCCGCGGACGCCTCGGCGGCGGCAGGCGCCGCCGGCGTGTCGGAGCCGCAGCCCGAGCACCGGGTTGGATCCATCGAGGAGCTGATCGACTACTTCATTGCCGCCGGTAAGCGGGGACTCGCCATCAACCGCTACAAGGGCCTCGGCGAGATGAACCCGGAGCAGCTCTGGGCCACCACCATGGACCCGGAGCACCGGACCCTGCTGCAGGTGCACGCGGAAGATCACGCGGAAGCGGATCAGATGTTCACCACCCTCATGGGCGAGCACGTAGAGCCGCGCAAGAAGTTCATCCAGGATCACGCGCTGGACGTCCGGAACCTCGACGTCTAG
- the dnaN gene encoding DNA polymerase III subunit beta — MELSVRKSHLLHELQLCQGIVERKNTIPILSNVLLETDGDDSVELLATDLDVTLRTRCEASIGRAGSVTVPAKKLFEIVRNLPETEILIREESKGTVSVQAENFHSKLQTLPREDFPTLPDVAEDGAVPVDRAALRGMVSKTSFAITGEDTRFYLNGALFVVKNEAMSLIATDGHRLALAAASRDAEAPAVGELSAILPKKTLNEVNRLLVDGDGDLQYSIGESHLFFQVDGRLLISRNIDATFPTYERVIPTSNDKTVEIDRDRLTSAIRRVALLSNERSHAMKFQITAKARADAADGAPDGPSAEVSAESPEHGRANEIIPIDYDGPDLLICFNAQYVLDFLGVVETEAVTLELKDETSQAVMHPTGEESNYTYVIMPMRV; from the coding sequence ATGGAACTGAGCGTTCGCAAGAGTCATCTTCTGCACGAGCTGCAGCTATGCCAGGGCATCGTCGAGCGCAAGAACACCATTCCGATCCTGTCGAACGTCCTGCTGGAGACGGATGGCGACGACAGCGTCGAGCTGCTTGCGACGGACCTCGACGTGACCCTCCGGACGCGCTGCGAAGCATCTATCGGGCGGGCCGGTTCGGTGACGGTGCCGGCCAAGAAGCTGTTCGAGATCGTCCGTAACCTGCCAGAAACCGAGATCCTGATCCGCGAGGAGTCCAAGGGGACGGTCAGTGTTCAGGCGGAGAACTTTCACTCGAAGCTGCAGACGCTGCCGCGCGAGGATTTTCCGACCTTGCCCGACGTGGCTGAGGATGGCGCCGTGCCGGTCGACCGGGCGGCTTTGCGTGGCATGGTGTCCAAGACGTCTTTCGCGATAACCGGCGAGGATACGCGCTTCTATCTGAACGGCGCCCTGTTCGTCGTCAAGAACGAGGCAATGAGCCTGATCGCGACTGATGGACACCGCCTGGCGTTGGCCGCCGCCAGTCGCGACGCCGAGGCGCCGGCGGTTGGCGAGTTGAGTGCAATCCTCCCGAAGAAAACCCTGAACGAGGTGAATCGGCTCCTGGTGGACGGCGATGGCGACCTCCAGTACAGCATCGGGGAGAGTCATCTCTTCTTTCAGGTCGACGGGCGCCTGCTGATCTCGCGGAACATTGACGCGACGTTCCCGACCTACGAGCGTGTCATTCCGACGAGTAACGACAAGACAGTCGAGATCGACCGCGACCGGCTGACGAGTGCGATCCGCCGGGTCGCCTTGCTGTCCAACGAGCGGTCGCACGCGATGAAGTTCCAGATTACGGCGAAGGCGCGCGCAGACGCGGCGGATGGCGCGCCCGACGGTCCGTCGGCCGAAGTGAGCGCCGAGAGCCCCGAGCATGGCAGGGCGAACGAAATCATTCCGATCGATTACGACGGACCCGATCTCCTGATCTGCTTCAACGCACAGTACGTGCTCGATTTCCTCGGCGTGGTCGAAACGGAGGCGGTGACCCTTGAGTTGAAGGATGAGACCAGCCAGGCGGTCATGCACCCGACCGGCGAAGAGTCAAACTATACCTACGTGATCATGCCGATGCGCGTTTGA
- the dnaA gene encoding chromosomal replication initiator protein DnaA, with translation MAKDAWHALVDRIETKVTRDVFYQWFKPTILLKDTGDRLTVRVPNEQFRTWLTKHYAAVIDEAAAEVERPGVMVSFVIDTDISAPSSLTDSAHQSDDSATASVASSLNPRYTFDSFVVGPSNQFAHAAAVAVAEAPSLAYNPLYLYGGVGLGKTHLMHAVGHMLLRNSPNLKLTYVTSERFMNEMINAVRFDRMLDFRERYRAVDVIMVDDVQFMAGKDGTQNEFFHTFNALHESQKQIVISSDCPPQELSSLEDRLRSRFLWGLIADIQPPDLETKIAILKKKADAEHLPLPDDVALYIANRIKSNVRELEGSLIRLIAYASLKGEMISLPLAQDVLHGTLRPDEQPITIYMVLKFVANYYALRPGELKAKNNSRAITEPRQIAMYLSKHLTNASLKQIGHAFGGKHHTTVLHSINKVAERRRTDHAFHNLLHSFTETFK, from the coding sequence ATGGCCAAAGACGCCTGGCACGCCCTGGTAGACCGAATTGAAACGAAGGTCACCCGGGACGTCTTCTACCAGTGGTTCAAGCCGACGATCCTGCTGAAAGACACTGGCGACCGGTTGACGGTTCGCGTGCCAAACGAGCAGTTCCGCACCTGGCTCACCAAGCACTACGCCGCCGTGATTGACGAAGCGGCGGCTGAAGTCGAACGGCCTGGGGTAATGGTGTCCTTCGTGATCGACACGGATATCAGTGCGCCGTCTTCCCTGACGGACTCTGCCCACCAGTCCGACGACTCGGCGACCGCATCGGTGGCCAGCTCTCTCAACCCCCGGTACACGTTCGACAGTTTCGTCGTCGGCCCGTCGAATCAGTTTGCCCACGCTGCCGCGGTAGCTGTCGCCGAAGCGCCCTCTCTTGCCTATAACCCGCTCTACCTGTACGGCGGCGTCGGCCTGGGCAAGACCCACCTCATGCACGCGGTGGGACACATGCTGCTGCGGAACTCGCCCAACCTGAAGCTCACCTACGTGACGTCCGAGCGGTTCATGAACGAGATGATCAACGCTGTTCGGTTCGACCGCATGCTTGACTTCCGTGAGCGGTACCGCGCCGTCGACGTCATCATGGTGGACGACGTTCAGTTCATGGCGGGAAAGGACGGCACGCAGAACGAGTTCTTTCACACGTTCAACGCGCTGCACGAATCGCAGAAGCAGATCGTGATCAGCAGCGACTGCCCGCCGCAGGAACTTTCATCACTCGAGGATCGGCTCCGGTCGCGATTCCTCTGGGGACTGATCGCCGACATCCAGCCGCCTGACCTTGAGACGAAGATCGCAATCCTCAAGAAGAAAGCAGATGCGGAGCATCTGCCCCTGCCCGACGATGTCGCCCTGTACATCGCCAACCGGATCAAGTCCAACGTCCGGGAACTTGAAGGATCGCTGATCCGGCTGATCGCCTACGCGTCGCTCAAGGGCGAGATGATCTCCCTCCCTCTGGCGCAGGATGTCCTCCACGGCACTCTGAGGCCCGACGAGCAGCCGATCACGATCTATATGGTGCTCAAGTTCGTGGCGAACTACTACGCGTTACGACCTGGCGAGCTCAAGGCCAAGAACAACTCCCGCGCCATAACGGAGCCCCGCCAGATTGCGATGTACCTGAGCAAGCACCTGACCAACGCGTCACTCAAGCAGATCGGACACGCGTTCGGTGGGAAACACCACACGACGGTGCTCCATTCGATCAACAAGGTCGCGGAACGGCGCCGCACGGATCACGCTTTCCACAACCTCCTCCACAGCTTCACCGAGACGTTCAAGTAG
- a CDS encoding 50S ribosomal protein L34, translated as MKRTFQPNNRRRRRTHGFRTRMKTRRGRQVIRNRRRKGRKRLSVSS; from the coding sequence ATGAAAAGGACCTTTCAGCCGAACAATCGCCGTCGCCGCCGCACGCATGGGTTCCGCACCCGCATGAAGACGAGGCGCGGGCGGCAGGTGATCCGGAACCGCCGGCGGAAGGGCCGGAAGCGGCTGAGCGTATCGTCCTAA
- the rnpA gene encoding ribonuclease P protein component → MDRTLTYRERIRRRPDFLIVQQRGRRTRGRFLTVFSRANGLDRNRLGIIATRRLGGAVRRNRAKRLMREVFRHCKGQGGLDIVALLRPGFDEVAYSEIDADYRATLERITRHRS, encoded by the coding sequence GTGGATCGGACGCTGACCTATCGTGAGCGAATACGTCGCCGTCCGGATTTTCTGATCGTTCAGCAGCGTGGCCGCCGAACGAGGGGCCGGTTCCTGACGGTGTTCAGTCGTGCGAACGGCCTCGATCGTAACCGGCTCGGTATCATCGCGACCCGGCGCCTCGGCGGAGCAGTGCGCAGGAACCGGGCCAAGCGATTGATGCGCGAGGTGTTCCGGCACTGCAAGGGCCAGGGCGGCCTGGACATCGTCGCCCTGCTGCGCCCGGGTTTTGACGAAGTCGCGTATTCCGAAATAGACGCGGACTACCGTGCCACTCTCGAACGGATCACCCGTCACCGTTCCTGA
- the yidD gene encoding membrane protein insertion efficiency factor YidD, with protein sequence MPLSNGSPVTVPDRPDAARVPRPSPAARLLLVVIRGYQLLLSPMFAGCCRFVPSCSAYAAEAVARHGAVRGSWLSLTRLLRCHPLCQGGLDPVPDPAGPPLPPGTPNS encoded by the coding sequence GTGCCACTCTCGAACGGATCACCCGTCACCGTTCCTGATCGACCGGACGCCGCCCGCGTCCCGAGGCCGTCGCCCGCCGCGCGGCTGCTCCTGGTGGTGATCAGGGGGTATCAGCTTCTGTTGTCGCCCATGTTCGCCGGGTGCTGCAGGTTCGTTCCGTCGTGCTCGGCGTACGCGGCCGAGGCAGTAGCGCGCCATGGCGCGGTGCGGGGGAGCTGGCTTTCCCTGACCCGGCTCCTGCGCTGTCACCCATTGTGTCAGGGTGGTCTCGATCCAGTGCCGGACCCTGCCGGACCACCGCTCCCGCCGGGCACGCCGAACTCCTAG
- the yidC gene encoding membrane protein insertase YidC yields the protein MERRVLLALALSILVLLVYQSIFVPPQPAPDVAAPPGTAAPAEPAPSAAATETNVAPPPAAPLPASSGNGGDVPAVAPPDVVTPVVADTAAREIAVEGEFVEAEFGNRGAVLASWRMLRQVDPETGAPIDLVPGSLPESAEAPFTLLFDDPALTARARNALFRPSADGLVLTGGPVTLAFDYEDSGGLRIRKEFRFDPSENGYVVRFGVDATLAGERLVPAIAWGPALGGIESSSSGIAYLSGPRGLVVGRVLEGGALTEEDVWRQDAGDIAERPIYDGQFRFAGVDNHYFLAAALTANGEAAVEYRNVPLPALVPDGPSRELIAFTLRVPEEALNDLPFFLGPKAFDVLEAASPAMVQAVDFGWLGWLVVPLHRSLTWIQSYVGNWGWSIIVLTVLVNIIIVPLRHKSVVSMRKMQELQPEMKAIQDRYKHLKATDPDKAKMNQEIMQLYRDRGANPVSGCLPMLLTFPVLFAFFSLLRAAVEIRGEPFIGWITDLTQYDPYYITPIVMGASMVWQQKLTPTQAEPMQQKIMMLMPVIFTFMFLRMPSGLVIYWLTSNVFGIGQTLVTNRIIGPPPVHKVRPPAERRVKQVGSSETGAGTPAKEAPAPSPETPPAAAARRGSRRSRRRQKRG from the coding sequence ATGGAACGTCGAGTCCTGCTCGCTTTGGCACTGTCGATTCTGGTGCTGCTCGTGTACCAGAGCATCTTCGTTCCTCCGCAGCCGGCGCCCGACGTGGCCGCACCGCCGGGGACAGCGGCGCCGGCGGAACCGGCACCGTCAGCCGCCGCCACAGAAACGAACGTGGCGCCGCCGCCCGCGGCGCCCCTGCCGGCGTCGTCGGGCAACGGCGGTGACGTGCCGGCGGTTGCACCTCCCGACGTGGTGACTCCGGTCGTGGCCGACACCGCGGCCCGGGAGATCGCGGTTGAGGGCGAGTTCGTGGAGGCGGAGTTCGGCAACCGAGGCGCTGTGTTGGCGAGCTGGCGGATGCTGCGGCAGGTGGATCCGGAGACCGGCGCGCCGATAGACCTCGTGCCGGGCAGTCTGCCGGAGAGTGCGGAGGCGCCGTTCACGCTCCTGTTTGATGACCCCGCGCTGACCGCGCGTGCGCGCAACGCGCTCTTTAGGCCGAGTGCGGACGGTCTGGTACTCACGGGCGGTCCCGTGACGCTTGCGTTCGACTACGAAGACTCGGGCGGCCTCCGCATACGGAAGGAGTTCCGCTTCGATCCGTCAGAGAACGGCTACGTCGTCCGGTTTGGGGTCGACGCAACACTTGCGGGCGAACGGCTGGTGCCGGCCATCGCCTGGGGACCTGCCCTCGGCGGGATCGAATCATCAAGTTCCGGCATTGCGTACCTGAGCGGCCCGCGCGGCCTGGTCGTGGGCCGCGTGCTGGAGGGTGGGGCACTGACGGAGGAGGACGTCTGGCGCCAGGACGCGGGCGACATTGCGGAGCGCCCGATTTACGATGGCCAGTTCCGTTTCGCCGGCGTGGACAACCACTACTTCCTGGCCGCCGCCCTGACGGCGAACGGCGAAGCTGCGGTGGAGTATCGCAATGTGCCGCTGCCCGCCCTTGTGCCGGATGGACCGTCGCGCGAGCTGATCGCCTTCACGCTGCGAGTCCCGGAGGAGGCTCTCAACGATCTGCCTTTCTTCCTCGGGCCGAAGGCGTTCGACGTGCTGGAGGCGGCAAGCCCGGCCATGGTGCAGGCGGTCGACTTCGGCTGGCTCGGCTGGCTGGTAGTGCCGCTCCACCGGTCGCTCACCTGGATTCAAAGCTACGTCGGCAACTGGGGCTGGTCGATCATCGTGCTGACCGTCCTGGTGAACATCATCATCGTGCCGTTGCGCCACAAGAGCGTCGTCTCGATGCGCAAGATGCAGGAACTGCAGCCCGAGATGAAGGCGATTCAGGACCGCTACAAGCACCTGAAGGCCACCGATCCGGACAAGGCGAAGATGAATCAGGAGATCATGCAGTTGTACCGCGACCGGGGCGCGAATCCGGTTAGCGGCTGCCTCCCCATGCTGCTCACTTTCCCCGTCCTGTTTGCCTTTTTCAGTCTGCTGCGCGCGGCAGTGGAAATCCGGGGCGAGCCGTTCATCGGGTGGATCACGGACCTGACACAATACGATCCGTACTACATCACGCCGATCGTCATGGGCGCGTCGATGGTCTGGCAGCAGAAACTCACGCCCACGCAGGCCGAGCCGATGCAGCAGAAGATCATGATGCTCATGCCGGTCATCTTCACCTTCATGTTCCTGCGGATGCCGAGCGGCCTGGTGATCTACTGGCTGACCAGTAATGTCTTCGGGATCGGCCAGACGCTCGTGACCAACCGGATCATCGGCCCGCCGCCGGTTCACAAGGTGCGCCCCCCCGCGGAGCGACGCGTGAAGCAGGTGGGCAGCAGTGAAACGGGAGCAGGGACGCCGGCAAAGGAAGCGCCGGCGCCGTCACCGGAGACGCCGCCGGCGGCGGCAGCGCGGCGAGGATCGCGGCGGTCGAGGAGGAGACAGAAACGTGGCTGA